The DNA sequence CATTTTTTGAATTTAGATTTCCTCTTCATGGCATGGTAGAAATTAACAACATTCATTTAGAGTTGCGTGCTGCTATAGAACCATGGAATGTTTTAGGTGAAGAAATGACTGGAGGAGGAACTTCAAGATATGTAGATTCCTCTGTAGAACGTATTCAAGTTAAAGTAAATCATTTTATTGAAGAACGATTTGTACTTACTTGCAATGGTGTAAAAGTGCAATTAAACAGTACAGGTGTTCATGGTGAATTTGTTGCTGGTGTTCGCTATAAAGCATGGAATCCATACTCATCTTTACATCCATCTATTGGTGTAGATACCCCATTGGTTTTTGATATTGTTGATACTTGGAACAAACGTTCCATTGGAGGTTGCACGTATTATGTAGCACATCCTGGTGGACGTTCGTATGACACCTACCCTGTAAATAGTAATGAAGCAGAATCAAGAAGAATCAATCGTTTTTGGGAATTTGGCCATACCCAAGGCGAAATTATAGAAAACGAAGCCATTGTTCAAGGTGGAGAAAGTTCAAAAAAAGTAAAAAAACAAGGTAGTTCTAAAAAATTCAGCTATAAAGAACTCCCTATAAATTTTGAGTTTCCTTATACTTTAGATTTAAGAAAAAAATAGTACATTTTAATTGATAGTAATGCGGTATGATTGTAGATAGGAATATATTATTTAAAAATTATTTTTCTGGTGTAAAAAATTATGATGAAGTATTAAAGTCTAATATGTCCATCAATCCATATTGGGAAAAACTACTCAATAACCTAAATCAAATAGGATCTAAAAATTTAATATCCAAACAGAATGAGATTGATTGGTTGATGAGTGAAAATGGGGTAACCTATAATGTTTACAACGACCCAAAAGGCATGAATCGTGCATGGAATTTGAATATTGTACCTTTTATTCTTTCTCAAAACGAATGGGAACACATTGAAAAAGGTATTAAACAACGGTCCGAATTATTAAATCTTATTTTAAAAGATATTTATGGAAAACGGGAACTTATAAAAAATGAAATTATTCCTCAAGAAGTTATTTATGCACATCGAGGTTTTTTAAGACAATGCGATCAAATTCAATATACCACAACTAAACACCTGTTAATACATTCTGTAGATTTATCTAGAGGTCCTGATGGACAATTGTGGGTAGTAAACGATCGCACACAAGCCCCCTCAGGCATGGGTTACGCATTAGAAAATAGATATTCAATTAGTAGAGTACTTCCTAATATTTTTAAAGACATAAGTATCAAACAACCCTCCAACTTCTTTCAAGATTTTAATCAAATGTTGTTGGATGCAGCTCCTCAAAACAAGGAAAATCCTACCATTGTAATTTTAAGTCCTGGACCTCATAACGAAACCTATTTTGAACACGCATATTTAGCATCTTTCTTAGGCCACCCCTTGGTTTATGGAAATGATTTGGTTGTGAGAAACGGCAAGGTTTGGATGAAATCATTAAAGGAACTCAAACAAGTAGATGTTATTTTAAGACGTGTGGATGATGTTTTTATGGATCCATTAGAATTGAGAGAAGATTCATATTTGGGAGTTGCAGGGCTTCTAGAGGTTATTCGTCAACAAAATGTAAGCATCATAAACCCCATTGGTAGTGGTATTTTAGAAAACTCTGGGCTAATTCCTTTTATGAATGCTATTTGCAAATATTTTTTGAAAGAAGATTTGATACTACCACAAATAGCGTCTTGGTGGTGCGGACAAGAAAAAGAACGCAATTACGTTATAGAAAATCTTGAAAATTTAGTTGTTAAACGTATTGACCGCTCCAATAGAGAAAATATTTTTTTCTGTGAGTTTTTAAATGAGTCGGCCATAAAAAACTTAAAAGCTGATATCCAAGCAAATCCGTACCACTTTGTAGCACAAGACAAAATATCATTTTCAACAGCTCCAGACTTTGTCAATGGTAAGTTGGAGCCACGAAAAGTTATGTGCAGAATGTTTTCTGTGGCTAAAAACAACACATACAGCATCATGCCTGGAGGATTAGTTCGAGTAGCTGCAGAAAGAGAAAATCTATTTGTTTCTAATCAACGCGGTGGTATTAGTAAAGATTTTTGGATTCTTACAGATGAACCACAAACTAACATTCAAAACTACGCTTGGGATACTTCATGTAAAATTCCTATTTCAGATATTAATGATTTACCTAGTAATACTGCTGAAAACCTCTTTTGGTCTGGCCGTTATTTAGGTAGAGCTTTAGTTACCGCTCGATTTTTAAGAATGGTATTAAATAAAATGAATAGCATCCAATACAATAACCGCAAATCACAATCCGATAGCTTGCATTTTCTTTTCCAATCCTTAACTAACATAACTTATACATTTCCTGGTTTTGTAGGTAAAGAAAGAAAAGAAGCTTTAAAAAACCCACTAAATGAAATTCAATCTTTAATGCTTGATAAAACGAGAGTTGGTAGTTTTGCACAAACCATGACTAGTTTTAACAACTCCTATTATTCTTTAAGAAACTTATGGTCTAAAGATATGTGGCGGGTATTTGATAGCATTCAAAAATTATGGTCTAAATTTAATGAAAACAAAGATTATTCTGTTTCTGAATTAATCAAACTCTTAGACCGCAATATAACGCGCTTAATTGCTTTCATGGGTCTTATTGAAGAAAGTATTTTAGTTGAACAAGGTTTACTTTTATATTTTATAGGTTTACAACAAGAACAGGCCATGATGAACGTTGAAAAATGCCGTTCACTTTTAGTTTTTAACCATGATAAGGTAACCCAATATGAAATACTTGAATCCTTATTAACCAGTCACGAAAGTCTGAATATTTACAGATATAGCTATCGCTCCTACTTGAGTGTAGAAAATGTCATTCAACTTATTTTATTAGACAAGGAATATCCTAAATCCTTAACCTATCAACTTAGGCGGATTCAAAAAGACATTGATCGTTTGCCTCATTCAGAAAGTATTGGAAAGACTACACAATGTCAAATTTTTATTAATGAAGCCAATAAAAAAATTCAAAGTTTAAATGTAGAATTCCTAATGGAATTAAATAAAAATGAGAGTTTAAGACAAAATTTAGACGATGTACTATCCGAGTTGAGCGATTTACTTCATGAAACTTCTATGGCT is a window from the Pseudalgibacter alginicilyticus genome containing:
- a CDS encoding circularly permuted type 2 ATP-grasp protein yields the protein MIVDRNILFKNYFSGVKNYDEVLKSNMSINPYWEKLLNNLNQIGSKNLISKQNEIDWLMSENGVTYNVYNDPKGMNRAWNLNIVPFILSQNEWEHIEKGIKQRSELLNLILKDIYGKRELIKNEIIPQEVIYAHRGFLRQCDQIQYTTTKHLLIHSVDLSRGPDGQLWVVNDRTQAPSGMGYALENRYSISRVLPNIFKDISIKQPSNFFQDFNQMLLDAAPQNKENPTIVILSPGPHNETYFEHAYLASFLGHPLVYGNDLVVRNGKVWMKSLKELKQVDVILRRVDDVFMDPLELREDSYLGVAGLLEVIRQQNVSIINPIGSGILENSGLIPFMNAICKYFLKEDLILPQIASWWCGQEKERNYVIENLENLVVKRIDRSNRENIFFCEFLNESAIKNLKADIQANPYHFVAQDKISFSTAPDFVNGKLEPRKVMCRMFSVAKNNTYSIMPGGLVRVAAERENLFVSNQRGGISKDFWILTDEPQTNIQNYAWDTSCKIPISDINDLPSNTAENLFWSGRYLGRALVTARFLRMVLNKMNSIQYNNRKSQSDSLHFLFQSLTNITYTFPGFVGKERKEALKNPLNEIQSLMLDKTRVGSFAQTMTSFNNSYYSLRNLWSKDMWRVFDSIQKLWSKFNENKDYSVSELIKLLDRNITRLIAFMGLIEESILVEQGLLLYFIGLQQEQAMMNVEKCRSLLVFNHDKVTQYEILESLLTSHESLNIYRYSYRSYLSVENVIQLILLDKEYPKSLTYQLRRIQKDIDRLPHSESIGKTTQCQIFINEANKKIQSLNVEFLMELNKNESLRQNLDDVLSELSDLLHETSMAISDTYFNHSYQQKQLVNQNFPLS